One genomic window of Streptomyces sp. NBC_01276 includes the following:
- a CDS encoding transketolase yields the protein MTQAIADTGFRHEDLGRLIALMTGAEKHGPAATSTLDALWVLYDRVLRVGPGSAGAAERDRFLLSKGHGPMAYYAVLAAKGFFPVEWLAGFGSYDSPLGHHPDRTLVPGVEIGSGSLGHGLPLAVGTALGLRAQGLDDPAVWVLIGDAELDEGSNHEAIAYAGPAGLERLHTLVIDNDSATHGWRGGIASRFEAAGWSAVTVDGRDHEALHVACTAPHPGRPHAVVARVEKKF from the coding sequence ATGACACAGGCAATCGCGGACACCGGGTTCCGCCATGAGGATCTGGGCCGGCTCATCGCGCTCATGACAGGGGCGGAGAAGCACGGGCCCGCCGCCACCTCCACGCTCGACGCGCTGTGGGTGCTCTACGACCGGGTGTTGCGCGTCGGGCCCGGGAGTGCCGGGGCCGCCGAGAGGGACCGGTTCCTGCTCTCCAAGGGGCACGGGCCCATGGCCTACTACGCCGTGCTCGCCGCGAAGGGGTTCTTCCCCGTCGAGTGGCTGGCCGGATTCGGTTCCTACGACTCCCCCCTCGGCCACCACCCCGACCGCACCCTCGTCCCCGGCGTGGAGATCGGCAGCGGCTCGCTCGGGCACGGGCTGCCGCTCGCGGTCGGCACCGCGCTCGGGCTGCGCGCCCAGGGGCTGGACGACCCGGCCGTGTGGGTGCTGATCGGGGACGCGGAGCTCGACGAGGGCAGCAACCACGAGGCCATCGCCTACGCCGGCCCGGCCGGACTGGAGCGGCTGCACACCCTGGTGATCGACAACGACTCCGCGACCCACGGCTGGCGCGGCGGGATCGCCTCCCGCTTCGAGGCGGCCGGCTGGTCGGCGGTCACCGTGGACGGGCGCGACCACGAGGCGCTGCACGTCGCCTGCACCGCGCCGCATCCGGGCCGGCCGCACGCCGTCGTCGCCCGTGTCGAGAAGAAGTTCTGA
- a CDS encoding transketolase family protein: MDTMRDRFVSVTSKLLDEDHRLAVVLAEITMDGFRPAQQRHPDRVINVGIREQLLVGVGGGLALTGLRPVLHTFASFLVERPFEQVKLDFGHQGTGGVLVSAAASYDWPAGGFTHMAPGDVALLDTLDGWTVHTPGHPDEAEELLRHAYAAGDDKVYVRLTAQSNSAPRPVGDLRFQTVRTGSAGVVLAVGPLLDEVLAATEGLDVTVLYAATVRPFDDAALRAAAGRAAPEVVLVEPYLAGTSAAAAGQALMDVPHRILPLGVGRAELRRYGTMEEHTAAHGLDAASLRQRISGFLG; this comes from the coding sequence ATGGACACCATGCGGGACCGGTTCGTGTCGGTCACGTCGAAGCTGCTCGACGAGGACCACCGGCTGGCGGTCGTGCTCGCGGAGATCACCATGGACGGGTTCCGGCCCGCCCAGCAGCGCCACCCGGACCGGGTGATCAACGTCGGGATCCGCGAGCAGCTGCTCGTCGGCGTGGGCGGCGGCCTGGCCCTCACGGGGCTGCGGCCCGTGCTCCACACCTTCGCCAGCTTCCTGGTCGAGCGGCCCTTCGAGCAGGTCAAGCTGGACTTCGGGCACCAGGGCACGGGCGGGGTCCTGGTCAGCGCGGCCGCCAGCTACGACTGGCCGGCCGGCGGGTTCACCCACATGGCGCCGGGTGACGTGGCGCTGCTGGACACCCTGGACGGCTGGACGGTCCACACGCCCGGCCACCCCGACGAGGCGGAGGAGCTGCTGCGCCACGCCTACGCCGCCGGGGACGACAAGGTGTACGTCCGGCTCACCGCGCAGTCGAACTCCGCCCCGCGCCCCGTCGGCGACCTGCGCTTCCAGACCGTACGGACGGGGAGCGCGGGTGTGGTCCTCGCCGTCGGCCCGCTGCTCGACGAGGTCCTCGCCGCCACCGAGGGCCTCGACGTCACCGTGCTCTACGCGGCCACCGTGCGCCCCTTCGACGACGCGGCCCTGCGCGCCGCCGCGGGCCGGGCCGCGCCGGAGGTGGTCCTGGTCGAGCCCTACCTGGCCGGAACCTCCGCGGCGGCCGCCGGGCAGGCCCTGATGGACGTACCGCACCGGATCCTGCCGCTCGGGGTGGGCCGGGCCGAGCTGCGCCGCTACGGCACGATGGAGGAGCACACCGCCGCCCACGGCCTGGACGCGGCCTCGCTGCGGCAGCGGATCAGCGGCTTCCTGGGCTGA
- a CDS encoding GAF domain-containing protein, giving the protein MTYYESTGHLLLTPVDREAPARAVRLRELGLGERVDAELDAFATRVARTLRTPYAGVNFVGEERQFFAGLHHRPDAAQAGYPARVLPRDHGYCPHVVVRRRALVLQDVRDFARFAGNAVVDESGVRSYAGAPLTDRRGVVLGTVCAVDVVPRRWGTEGLTTVKALAADLVELIHAREDRGR; this is encoded by the coding sequence ATGACCTACTACGAATCGACCGGCCACCTGCTCCTCACCCCGGTGGACCGGGAGGCACCCGCACGCGCCGTCCGGCTGCGCGAACTGGGCCTGGGGGAGCGGGTGGACGCGGAACTCGACGCCTTCGCGACGCGGGTCGCCCGGACCCTGCGGACCCCGTACGCCGGTGTCAACTTCGTCGGGGAGGAACGGCAGTTCTTCGCAGGGCTGCACCACCGCCCGGACGCCGCGCAGGCCGGATACCCGGCGCGGGTGCTGCCCCGGGACCACGGCTACTGCCCGCACGTGGTGGTGCGGCGCCGCGCATTGGTGCTCCAGGACGTACGGGACTTCGCGCGCTTCGCGGGCAACGCGGTCGTGGACGAGAGCGGGGTGCGCTCGTACGCGGGGGCTCCCCTCACCGACCGGCGCGGCGTCGTCCTGGGCACGGTGTGTGCGGTGGACGTGGTGCCGCGGCGCTGGGGGACGGAGGGCCTGACGACGGTCAAGGCGCTCGCCGCCGACCTGGTGGAGCTGATCCACGCGCGGGAGGACCGGGGCCGCTGA
- a CDS encoding ATP/GTP-binding protein codes for MAYAGDCDAPAPPATLKILVAGGFGAGKTTFVGAVSEIEPLCTEEVLSGVGEGSDPLDGVEAKATTTVALDFGRLTLDDRHVLYLFGTPGQQRFWFLWEELCAGALGAVVLADTRRLDDCFPAVDFFERRGIAFVVAVNEFDDAHRYTAEEVREAVGLGPRVPVVRCDARLRGSGTGTLAALVHHLLSTAKQAHSDPGEPP; via the coding sequence ATGGCCTACGCCGGCGACTGTGACGCCCCCGCCCCGCCCGCGACCCTGAAGATCCTGGTCGCGGGCGGGTTCGGGGCGGGGAAGACCACCTTCGTGGGCGCGGTCAGCGAGATCGAGCCGCTGTGCACGGAGGAGGTGCTGAGCGGGGTGGGCGAGGGCAGCGACCCGCTCGACGGGGTGGAGGCGAAGGCGACGACGACGGTCGCGCTGGACTTCGGCCGGCTCACCCTCGACGACCGGCACGTCCTGTACCTGTTCGGCACGCCGGGGCAGCAGCGCTTCTGGTTCCTGTGGGAGGAGCTGTGCGCGGGCGCCCTGGGGGCCGTGGTGCTGGCCGACACCCGCCGGCTCGACGACTGCTTCCCCGCCGTGGACTTCTTCGAGCGGCGGGGGATCGCCTTCGTCGTCGCCGTCAACGAGTTCGACGACGCCCACCGCTACACCGCCGAGGAGGTCCGCGAGGCGGTCGGACTCGGCCCCCGGGTTCCCGTCGTCCGGTGCGACGCGCGACTGAGGGGTTCCGGTACGGGGACCCTCGCGGCCCTCGTCCACCATCTGCTGTCCACAGCGAAGCAAGCCCACTCGGATCCGGGGGAACCGCCATGA
- a CDS encoding DUF742 domain-containing protein — translation MRVWARGERGSGAARDTPWLDDSAGRVMRPYTASGGRTRAAVHLDLLSLVTATGVRPRVPLGAEHTLALRICAGAAGVTVAEVAGQLRLPVVVVKVLLSDLTQHGAVSVRAPRFPGGDSFADDDQTLLRAVLDGLRRRL, via the coding sequence ATGAGGGTCTGGGCACGGGGGGAACGGGGATCCGGTGCGGCGCGCGACACGCCGTGGCTGGACGATTCGGCGGGCCGGGTGATGCGCCCGTACACCGCCAGCGGCGGGCGCACCCGGGCGGCCGTCCACCTCGACCTGCTGTCGCTGGTGACCGCGACCGGGGTCCGTCCGCGCGTTCCGCTCGGCGCCGAGCACACCCTCGCGCTGCGGATCTGCGCGGGCGCGGCCGGGGTGACCGTCGCCGAGGTGGCCGGGCAGCTGCGGCTCCCGGTGGTGGTGGTGAAGGTGCTGCTGTCCGATCTGACGCAGCACGGGGCCGTCTCGGTGCGGGCGCCCCGGTTCCCCGGCGGGGATTCCTTCGCCGACGACGACCAGACCCTGCTCCGGGCGGTGCTCGATGGCCTACGCCGGCGACTGTGA
- a CDS encoding roadblock/LC7 domain-containing protein, translating to MAGEAATKTGSLADLDWLLGGLVQRVPYTRSAVLLTADGLVTCVHGLDPDSADHMAALASGLYSLGRSAGSRFGDGAEVRQVVVELDTALVFVSAAGSGTCLAVLADREADAGVLGYEMAMLVKSVRPYLAAPPRRPAHAVDAER from the coding sequence ATGGCCGGAGAAGCGGCGACGAAGACAGGCAGCCTCGCGGACCTCGACTGGCTGCTCGGCGGCCTGGTCCAACGCGTGCCGTACACGCGCAGCGCGGTCCTGCTCACCGCGGACGGGCTCGTCACCTGCGTACACGGACTGGACCCGGACAGCGCCGACCACATGGCCGCCCTGGCCTCCGGGCTGTACTCGCTGGGGCGCAGCGCCGGATCCCGGTTCGGGGACGGGGCCGAGGTCCGGCAGGTGGTGGTCGAGCTGGACACGGCACTGGTGTTCGTCTCGGCGGCCGGGTCCGGGACCTGCCTGGCGGTGCTCGCGGACCGGGAGGCGGACGCGGGCGTCCTCGGCTACGAGATGGCGATGCTGGTCAAGAGCGTCCGCCCGTACCTGGCGGCCCCGCCGCGCCGGCCCGCGCACGCCGTCGACGCGGAGCGATGA
- a CDS encoding sensor histidine kinase, producing MSGFRAARHAPSRHAVTGPGRQIRPQLLRAAVLPTLAAGLSGTAAVIFTLQLGGGAGERDARLWPVLTGCALLVVGALACALLGAQRAAKAVGDRCEALRRSSVRGRQELRTAAERLERGESPGRPVRGGPNGPPPAADPAGVDEFWLLAQELRGAREQAHATLVRLAVPAAPSDSDRKVEVFVNLARRLQSLVHREISLLDELEDTVEDPDLLRELFHVDHLATRIRRHAENLAVLGGAASRRQWTRPIDLSEVLRSSVAEVEQYTRVKVVPPAGGTVRGHAVADVVHLLAELVENATVFSAPDTDVVVRAERVTAGIAVEVEDRGLGMPAGEQHRMNALLGDPDQVSVRHLLADGRIGLFVVSALARRHGIAVELKSNIYGGVLAVLVLPQGLLGADAPSGADALDGSRATSWGTGEGGAVPPLEPVRVRVPGSRQERGPEPEGDPEPERGPGGWWAQATPSVPEHPAGGPVPASVPPPPGAAVTPDAPAPAGAAEPAPVPVPVRLSPAVPSEAGNAVVPAPAVSPAPAPRPQPAAPAPAEAERPALPRRRAQHHLAPQLRGTPVPRRAPETEQPVHDPGLMAAFQRGFGLAQSEQQA from the coding sequence ATGTCCGGATTCCGCGCCGCCCGCCACGCCCCGTCGAGACACGCCGTCACCGGACCCGGCCGGCAGATACGCCCCCAGCTGCTGCGCGCCGCCGTACTGCCCACGCTCGCCGCCGGGCTCAGCGGCACCGCCGCGGTCATCTTCACCCTCCAGCTCGGCGGGGGCGCCGGGGAGCGCGACGCCCGGCTGTGGCCCGTTCTCACGGGCTGCGCCCTGCTCGTCGTCGGCGCCCTCGCCTGCGCCCTGCTCGGGGCGCAGCGGGCGGCCAAGGCCGTGGGCGACCGCTGCGAGGCCCTGCGCCGCTCCAGCGTGCGGGGCCGCCAGGAGCTGCGGACGGCCGCCGAGCGGCTGGAGCGGGGGGAGAGTCCGGGACGGCCCGTGCGCGGGGGGCCGAACGGTCCGCCGCCGGCCGCCGATCCGGCCGGGGTGGACGAGTTCTGGCTGCTCGCGCAGGAGCTGCGCGGCGCCCGCGAACAGGCGCACGCGACCCTGGTGCGGCTCGCCGTCCCGGCCGCCCCGAGCGACAGCGACCGCAAGGTGGAGGTCTTCGTCAACCTCGCGCGCCGGCTTCAGTCGCTCGTGCACCGCGAGATCTCCCTCCTCGACGAGCTGGAGGACACGGTCGAGGACCCCGACCTGCTCAGGGAGCTCTTCCACGTCGACCACCTCGCCACCCGGATCCGTCGGCACGCCGAGAACCTCGCCGTGCTCGGCGGGGCCGCCTCGCGGCGCCAGTGGACCCGGCCGATCGACCTGAGCGAGGTGCTGCGTTCCTCGGTGGCCGAGGTCGAGCAGTACACGCGGGTCAAGGTGGTGCCGCCGGCGGGCGGCACGGTGCGCGGACACGCCGTCGCCGACGTGGTGCACCTGCTGGCCGAACTCGTCGAGAACGCCACGGTGTTCTCCGCCCCCGACACCGACGTCGTGGTGCGGGCGGAGCGGGTCACCGCCGGGATCGCGGTCGAGGTCGAGGACCGCGGACTGGGCATGCCCGCCGGGGAGCAGCACCGCATGAACGCCCTGCTGGGGGACCCCGACCAGGTCAGCGTGCGGCACCTGCTGGCCGACGGGCGGATCGGGCTGTTCGTGGTCTCGGCGCTGGCCCGCCGCCACGGCATCGCCGTCGAGCTGAAGTCCAACATCTACGGCGGGGTGCTCGCCGTACTGGTGCTGCCCCAGGGGCTGCTGGGCGCGGACGCGCCGAGCGGTGCCGACGCGCTGGACGGGTCGAGGGCCACCTCCTGGGGGACCGGCGAGGGCGGCGCGGTGCCTCCGCTGGAACCCGTACGCGTGCGCGTGCCGGGCTCCCGGCAGGAGCGGGGGCCCGAGCCGGAGGGGGATCCCGAGCCGGAGCGGGGGCCCGGCGGGTGGTGGGCGCAGGCGACGCCCTCCGTGCCGGAGCACCCCGCGGGCGGGCCGGTGCCCGCTTCCGTACCGCCGCCCCCCGGCGCGGCCGTCACCCCCGACGCGCCCGCCCCGGCCGGAGCGGCGGAGCCCGCGCCGGTACCCGTACCCGTACGGCTGTCGCCCGCGGTGCCGTCGGAGGCCGGGAACGCGGTCGTACCGGCCCCGGCCGTGTCGCCCGCACCGGCACCCCGGCCGCAGCCGGCCGCCCCCGCCCCCGCCGAGGCGGAGCGGCCGGCGCTGCCCCGGCGCCGTGCCCAGCACCACCTCGCGCCCCAGCTGCGCGGGACCCCCGTCCCGCGCCGGGCACCCGAAACCGAGCAACCCGTGCACGACCCCGGCCTGATGGCGGCCTTCCAGCGCGGCTTCGGCCTCGCCCAGTCGGAGCAGCAGGCATGA
- a CDS encoding MBL fold metallo-hydrolase yields MTGSLPLRPRLRALRPEAFGADPSGARLERILRSPNFADGVFQNPVGARTRPSGSMVEFAKIYFHKEQRVRRNPGAPVPVYPTTLAELAKPPVSGLRLTWMGHSSVLAEIDGRRVLFDPVWGERCSPFPFAGPKRLHPVPVPLASLGEVDVVVISHDHYDHLDLPTIKALAGTDTVFAVPLGVGAHLERWGVAPDRLRELDWNETTEVAGLSLTATPARHFCGRGLRNQQFTLWASWVVTGGEHRIFHSGDTGYFPGFGEIGAAHGPFDATMIQIGAYSEYWPDIHMTPAEGIRAHLDLQGGLPHGTMLPIHWGTFNLAPHPWDEPGEGTVAAAEAAGAAVALPIPGQPFEPGAADAPDQAWWRPFVAAPPAPVTATPVRARPAEAPVAPAPAGQGEPEAVGS; encoded by the coding sequence TTGACCGGCTCCCTTCCCCTGCGTCCCCGGCTGCGCGCCCTGCGGCCCGAAGCCTTCGGCGCGGACCCCTCCGGCGCACGGCTGGAGCGGATCCTGCGCTCGCCGAACTTCGCCGACGGCGTCTTCCAGAACCCCGTGGGCGCACGGACCAGGCCCTCCGGGTCGATGGTCGAGTTCGCCAAGATCTACTTCCACAAGGAGCAGCGGGTACGGCGCAACCCGGGCGCCCCCGTCCCGGTGTACCCCACCACCCTCGCCGAGCTGGCGAAACCGCCGGTCAGCGGGCTGCGCCTGACCTGGATGGGGCATTCCAGCGTGCTCGCCGAGATCGACGGGCGCAGGGTGCTCTTCGACCCGGTCTGGGGCGAGCGCTGCTCCCCCTTCCCCTTCGCCGGACCCAAGCGGCTGCACCCGGTCCCCGTGCCGCTGGCCTCCCTCGGCGAGGTCGACGTCGTGGTGATCTCCCACGACCACTACGACCACCTCGACCTGCCCACCATCAAGGCACTGGCCGGCACGGACACCGTCTTCGCCGTCCCGCTCGGCGTCGGCGCGCACCTGGAGCGCTGGGGCGTGGCACCGGACCGGCTGCGCGAGCTCGACTGGAACGAGACGACCGAGGTCGCCGGGCTCTCCCTCACGGCCACCCCGGCCCGCCACTTCTGCGGTCGCGGGCTGCGCAACCAGCAGTTCACCCTCTGGGCTTCCTGGGTCGTGACGGGCGGGGAACACCGGATCTTCCACAGCGGGGACACCGGCTACTTCCCCGGTTTCGGGGAGATCGGCGCCGCGCACGGCCCCTTCGACGCGACGATGATCCAGATCGGCGCCTACTCCGAGTACTGGCCGGACATCCACATGACCCCCGCGGAGGGGATCCGGGCCCACCTCGACCTCCAGGGCGGACTCCCGCACGGGACGATGCTGCCGATCCACTGGGGCACCTTCAACCTGGCCCCGCACCCGTGGGACGAGCCCGGCGAGGGGACCGTCGCCGCCGCGGAGGCGGCCGGGGCGGCCGTCGCCCTGCCGATCCCGGGCCAGCCCTTCGAACCGGGTGCGGCCGACGCCCCGGACCAGGCCTGGTGGCGCCCCTTCGTGGCCGCGCCCCCGGCCCCGGTGACGGCCACCCCCGTACGGGCGCGGCCCGCGGAGGCCCCCGTCGCCCCGGCACCGGCCGGACAGGGCGAGCCGGAGGCCGTGGGGTCGTAA
- a CDS encoding SGNH/GDSL hydrolase family protein, with the protein MAATKTTLKTIGSYAAIGDSFTEGVGDPGPGDSYLGWADRLAVLLADQRDEHDFRYANLAVRGKLLDQIVAEQVPRAKDLAPDLVTFCAGGNDIIRPGSDPDDVAERFEAAVADLTGAVGLVMITTGFDTRGVPVLKHLRGKVATYSAHVRAIADRYDCPVLDLWSLKSVQDRRAWDGDRLHLSPEGHTRVALRAAQVLGYEIPADPDQPWPPTPPRGSVDVTRDNIQWAREHLVPWIGRRLRGESSGDHVEAKRPDLLPL; encoded by the coding sequence GTGGCAGCGACGAAGACGACACTCAAGACCATCGGCTCGTACGCGGCGATCGGGGACAGCTTCACCGAAGGCGTGGGGGACCCGGGACCCGGGGATTCGTATCTCGGCTGGGCGGACCGGCTCGCCGTCCTGTTGGCCGATCAGCGCGACGAGCACGACTTCCGGTACGCGAACCTCGCGGTGCGGGGCAAGCTCCTCGACCAGATCGTGGCCGAACAGGTGCCCAGAGCCAAGGACCTCGCTCCGGACCTGGTCACCTTCTGCGCGGGCGGCAACGACATCATCCGGCCGGGCAGTGACCCGGACGACGTGGCGGAGCGGTTCGAGGCGGCGGTGGCCGACCTCACCGGGGCCGTCGGCCTCGTCATGATCACCACCGGCTTCGACACCCGGGGCGTCCCCGTCCTCAAGCACCTGCGGGGCAAGGTCGCGACGTACAGCGCGCACGTACGCGCCATCGCCGACCGCTACGACTGCCCGGTCCTCGACCTCTGGTCGCTGAAGTCGGTGCAGGACCGCCGGGCCTGGGACGGCGACCGGCTGCACCTCTCGCCCGAGGGCCACACCCGTGTCGCGCTCCGCGCCGCACAGGTCCTCGGCTACGAGATCCCCGCCGACCCGGACCAGCCGTGGCCGCCCACCCCGCCGCGCGGGTCGGTGGACGTCACCCGGGACAACATCCAGTGGGCGCGCGAGCACCTCGTGCCCTGGATCGGCCGCCGGCTGCGCGGGGAGTCCTCCGGCGACCACGTCGAGGCCAAGCGGCCGGACCTGCTGCCGCTCTAG
- a CDS encoding peptidoglycan DD-metalloendopeptidase family protein: protein MPAKGKHRRPKSRSISRGLAVAGTGGAALALPLTVAAGAHAATPAATPAQVPQALRAPVSAPASAPVSAPSAAPAVYTVVPGDYLSKIAAERHLQGGWERLYADNREAVGANPSLIHPGLKLTLDGHAGTPAPKAPEAAAEESSSGTQAADEAPSAAGATGGDTADATPAPRSGTSRGPAAKTPAQSPAPSAPAAAAGSAAPANGSGFVAPVDGGTSTPYHQSGTMWSSGYHTGVDFVASTGTTVRAVGAGTVVSAGWGGAYGNEVVIRHADGKYSQYGHLSQLSVSVGQSVTAGQRIGLSGATGNVTGPHLHFEIRTGPSYGSDIDPLAYLRSKGVNV, encoded by the coding sequence ATGCCCGCAAAGGGTAAGCACCGCCGTCCGAAGTCCCGTTCCATATCCCGCGGTCTCGCCGTGGCCGGCACCGGTGGCGCCGCCCTCGCGCTGCCGCTGACGGTCGCCGCCGGTGCCCACGCCGCCACCCCGGCCGCGACGCCCGCGCAGGTGCCCCAGGCCCTCCGGGCCCCCGTCTCCGCTCCGGCCTCCGCTCCGGTCTCCGCCCCCTCCGCCGCCCCGGCCGTCTACACCGTCGTGCCGGGCGACTACCTGTCGAAGATCGCCGCCGAGCGTCACCTCCAGGGCGGCTGGGAGCGGCTCTACGCGGACAACCGCGAGGCCGTCGGCGCGAACCCCTCCCTCATCCACCCGGGCCTCAAGCTGACCCTGGACGGCCACGCCGGGACCCCCGCGCCGAAGGCTCCTGAGGCCGCGGCCGAGGAATCCTCCAGCGGGACTCAGGCGGCCGACGAGGCCCCCTCCGCCGCCGGCGCGACCGGCGGGGACACCGCCGACGCGACCCCCGCACCGCGGTCCGGCACCTCGCGCGGACCGGCGGCCAAGACCCCCGCCCAGAGCCCGGCGCCTTCCGCGCCCGCGGCCGCGGCCGGTTCCGCGGCCCCCGCGAACGGCTCCGGTTTCGTCGCCCCGGTCGACGGCGGCACCTCCACGCCGTACCACCAGAGCGGCACCATGTGGTCCTCCGGCTACCACACCGGCGTCGACTTCGTCGCGAGCACCGGCACCACCGTCAGGGCGGTGGGCGCGGGCACCGTGGTTTCCGCAGGTTGGGGAGGTGCGTACGGCAACGAGGTGGTCATCCGCCACGCCGACGGCAAGTACTCCCAGTACGGCCACCTCTCCCAGCTGTCCGTCTCGGTGGGCCAGAGCGTCACCGCCGGACAGCGCATCGGCCTCTCCGGCGCCACCGGCAACGTGACCGGCCCGCACCTCCACTTCGAGATCCGCACCGGCCCGTCCTACGGCTCGGACATCGACCCGCTGGCCTACCTCCGCTCCAAGGGCGTGAACGTCTGA
- a CDS encoding tyrosine-protein phosphatase, translating into MTQQIPQPPPSGPEPEPALSGVRNFRDVGGLSTADGRRVRPGRLFRSGHLAHATETDTEFLESLGLHTVFDFRNGADQALEGPDVELAGVRNVNIPLSDPADGREFWKMVRDGDLARLRTVLGDGKAATRMRDSYRTIIRTRTAEHSRVVHALAEDSVPALMHCAAGKDRAGLSIAVTLLALGVGREAIVADYLESNAPHNRYRVRRGSDAPEARSPEVMELLAPLFEARAEYLLAAFDTIDGQWGGVEAYLAEGLGLAPATLDRLRDRLLVG; encoded by the coding sequence GTGACCCAGCAGATACCCCAGCCCCCGCCGAGCGGCCCGGAGCCGGAGCCCGCCCTCTCCGGGGTGCGCAATTTCCGTGACGTGGGCGGCCTGTCGACCGCCGACGGACGGAGGGTCAGGCCGGGACGACTGTTCCGAAGCGGACATCTCGCACATGCGACCGAAACCGATACGGAATTCCTCGAATCGCTCGGACTCCACACCGTCTTCGACTTCCGCAACGGAGCCGACCAGGCCCTGGAGGGCCCGGACGTCGAGCTGGCGGGCGTGCGCAACGTGAACATCCCGCTGTCGGATCCAGCCGACGGACGGGAGTTCTGGAAGATGGTCCGCGACGGGGACCTCGCCCGGCTCCGCACCGTCCTGGGCGACGGCAAGGCGGCCACCCGCATGAGGGACTCGTACCGGACGATCATCCGCACCCGCACCGCCGAGCACAGCCGGGTGGTGCACGCGCTCGCCGAGGACAGCGTCCCGGCGCTGATGCACTGCGCCGCGGGCAAGGACCGCGCGGGACTGTCGATCGCCGTCACCCTGCTCGCCCTGGGCGTCGGGCGCGAGGCGATCGTGGCCGACTACCTGGAGTCCAACGCCCCGCACAACCGCTACCGCGTCCGGCGCGGCAGCGACGCGCCCGAGGCCCGCTCCCCCGAGGTCATGGAGCTGCTGGCCCCGCTCTTCGAAGCGCGCGCCGAGTACCTGCTCGCGGCGTTCGACACCATCGACGGCCAGTGGGGCGGGGTGGAGGCCTACCTCGCCGAGGGACTCGGCCTCGCGCCCGCCACGCTGGACCGGCTGCGCGACCGGCTCCTCGTCGGCTGA
- a CDS encoding aspartate aminotransferase family protein produces the protein MTSAPGGGGGFDLAALLAERGGERYELHTRHLNHQLPRMLRTIGFDKVYVRAEGAHFWDDEGNDYLDMLAGFGVMGLGRHHPVVRRALHDVLDAQLADLTRFDCQPLPGLLAEKLLGHSPHLDRVFFGNSGTEAVETALKFARYATGRPRILYCDHAFHGLTTGSLSVNGEGGFRDGFAPLLPDTKIAMGDLDALEAELRRGDVAALIVEPVQGKGVLAAPPGYLRAAQELLHRHKALLIADEVQTGLGRTGDFYAYQHEPGVEPDLVCVAKALSGGYVPVGATLGKDWIFQKVYSSMDRVLVHSASFGSNAQAMAAGLAVLAVMEDEQVVANARAMGDLLRGRLAALVDEYELLHEVRGRGLMIGIEFGRPSSLGLRSRWAVLQAARKGLFAQMVVVPLLNRHRILTQVSGDHLEVIKLIPPLIVDEGDVDRFVGAFREVMDEAHGGGGLMWDFGRTLVKQAVGNR, from the coding sequence ATGACGTCCGCGCCCGGAGGGGGCGGGGGCTTCGACCTCGCCGCGCTGCTGGCCGAGCGCGGCGGGGAGCGGTACGAGCTGCACACCCGCCACCTCAACCACCAGCTGCCCCGGATGCTGCGCACCATCGGCTTCGACAAGGTCTACGTACGGGCCGAGGGCGCCCACTTCTGGGACGACGAGGGCAACGACTACCTCGACATGCTGGCCGGGTTCGGCGTGATGGGCCTGGGCCGGCACCACCCCGTCGTGCGCCGGGCCCTGCACGACGTGCTGGACGCCCAGCTCGCCGACCTGACCCGCTTCGACTGCCAGCCGCTGCCCGGACTGCTGGCCGAGAAGCTCCTCGGGCACAGCCCCCACCTGGACCGGGTCTTCTTCGGGAACAGCGGCACCGAGGCCGTCGAGACCGCCCTGAAGTTCGCCCGCTACGCCACCGGCCGGCCCAGGATCCTCTACTGCGACCACGCCTTCCACGGGCTCACCACGGGCTCGCTGTCGGTCAACGGGGAGGGCGGCTTCCGCGACGGTTTCGCGCCGCTGCTGCCCGATACGAAGATCGCGATGGGGGACCTGGACGCCCTGGAGGCGGAGCTCCGGCGCGGGGACGTCGCCGCCCTGATCGTCGAGCCGGTCCAGGGCAAGGGCGTGCTCGCGGCCCCGCCCGGGTACCTGCGCGCCGCGCAGGAACTGCTGCACCGCCACAAGGCGCTGCTCATCGCGGACGAGGTCCAGACCGGGCTCGGCCGGACGGGCGATTTCTACGCGTACCAGCACGAGCCGGGCGTGGAACCGGACCTGGTGTGCGTGGCCAAGGCCCTCTCCGGCGGCTACGTCCCCGTCGGGGCGACCCTCGGCAAGGACTGGATCTTCCAGAAGGTCTACTCCTCCATGGACCGGGTGCTGGTGCACTCCGCCAGCTTCGGCTCCAACGCGCAGGCGATGGCGGCCGGGCTGGCGGTCCTCGCGGTGATGGAGGACGAGCAGGTGGTGGCCAACGCCCGCGCCATGGGCGACCTGCTGCGCGGGCGGCTCGCGGCGCTGGTGGACGAGTACGAGCTGCTGCACGAGGTGCGGGGGCGCGGCCTGATGATCGGCATCGAGTTCGGCCGGCCGTCCTCCCTGGGGCTGCGCAGCCGCTGGGCCGTGCTCCAGGCGGCCCGCAAGGGCCTGTTCGCGCAGATGGTGGTGGTGCCCCTGCTGAACCGGCACCGGATCCTGACCCAGGTCTCCGGCGACCACCTGGAGGTCATCAAGCTCATCCCGCCGCTGATCGTGGACGAAGGGGACGTGGACCGGTTCGTCGGGGCGTTCCGTGAGGTCATGGACGAAGCGCACGGCGGGGGCGGCCTGATGTGGGACTTCGGCAGGACCCTGGTCAAGCAGGCGGTCGGCAACCGCTGA